The Amycolatopsis sp. 195334CR genome window below encodes:
- a CDS encoding DNA polymerase Y family protein, producing MSDNNRIRMLVLWCPDWPVVAACAAEATPPDRPAAVFSANRVVACSALARADGVRRGMRRREAQSRCPELVVFGAEPERDARFFEAVAVAVEELVVGVEVVRPGIVAMPVAGAAGYFGGEARLAELLVDQVAAQVGVECQVGIADGLFAATLAAHRSALVEAGGTANFLAPLDIRVLDQPGADRAELVDLLRRLGLRTLGAFAALTTREVLSRFGADGEIAHRLASGRSERPPVRRRPPPELTVTKECDPPLDRVDVAAFTAKTMAAGFQAGLAAWGLACTRLGVHAVTENGEEMSRIWRCAEPLDEQGVADRVRWQFEGWLKGRTGRPTAGVVRLQLVPEETVEGRSLQLGLIGTEQQLADERAAQAMVHVQGLLGPEAVLTPVLDGGRGPAERVRLVPWGDRRVPARLPEARWDGRLPMPATVFPEPLPARVFDAGGTEVGITERYQLSGPPAAVAVDGGDARPVRGWSGPWQARGRGTDQVRLQVVLDGTSALLLVRTLDNPKWTVEGEYGW from the coding sequence ATGAGCGACAACAACCGCATCCGGATGCTGGTGCTCTGGTGCCCCGACTGGCCGGTGGTGGCCGCCTGCGCGGCGGAAGCAACCCCGCCGGATCGGCCCGCTGCCGTGTTCTCCGCGAATCGCGTCGTCGCCTGTTCGGCGTTGGCGCGGGCCGACGGGGTCCGTCGCGGCATGCGGCGCAGGGAGGCGCAGTCCCGCTGCCCGGAGCTGGTGGTCTTCGGCGCCGAACCGGAGCGGGATGCCCGGTTCTTCGAGGCCGTCGCCGTCGCCGTTGAGGAGTTGGTGGTCGGGGTCGAGGTGGTGCGGCCGGGCATCGTCGCCATGCCGGTGGCCGGGGCCGCCGGGTACTTCGGCGGCGAGGCACGGCTGGCCGAACTGCTCGTCGACCAGGTGGCCGCGCAGGTCGGCGTGGAATGCCAGGTGGGCATCGCGGACGGGCTGTTCGCGGCCACCCTCGCCGCCCACCGGTCGGCGCTGGTGGAGGCGGGCGGCACCGCGAACTTCCTTGCCCCACTGGACATCCGCGTGCTCGACCAGCCCGGTGCGGACCGGGCCGAACTGGTCGACCTGCTCCGCCGCCTCGGCCTGCGCACGCTGGGCGCCTTCGCGGCGCTGACCACCCGCGAAGTGCTCAGCCGCTTCGGCGCGGACGGCGAAATCGCGCACCGGCTGGCGTCCGGGCGATCCGAGCGGCCACCGGTCCGCCGCCGCCCGCCGCCCGAGCTGACCGTGACCAAGGAGTGCGACCCGCCGCTGGACCGGGTGGACGTCGCCGCCTTCACGGCCAAGACCATGGCCGCCGGCTTCCAGGCCGGGCTCGCGGCCTGGGGCCTGGCCTGCACCCGGCTCGGCGTGCACGCCGTCACCGAGAACGGCGAGGAGATGTCGCGGATCTGGCGCTGCGCCGAACCGCTGGACGAGCAGGGCGTGGCCGATCGGGTCCGCTGGCAGTTCGAGGGCTGGCTCAAGGGCAGGACCGGCCGCCCGACCGCGGGCGTGGTCCGGCTCCAGCTGGTCCCCGAGGAGACCGTCGAGGGCCGGTCGTTGCAGCTCGGCCTGATCGGCACCGAGCAGCAACTCGCCGACGAACGGGCCGCCCAGGCGATGGTGCACGTCCAGGGCCTGCTCGGCCCGGAGGCCGTGCTCACCCCGGTGCTCGACGGCGGGCGCGGCCCGGCCGAACGCGTGCGGCTGGTGCCGTGGGGCGATCGCCGCGTGCCCGCGCGCCTGCCGGAAGCCCGCTGGGACGGACGGCTGCCGATGCCCGCGACGGTGTTCCCCGAGCCGCTGCCCGCCCGGGTCTTCGACGCGGGCGGCACCGAGGTGGGGATCACCGAGCGGTACCAGCTCAGCGGCCCACCCGCCGCGGTGGCGGTGGACGGCGGTGACGCGCGCCCGGTGCGCGGCTGGTCCGGGCCGTGGCAGGCCAGGGGCCGGGGAACCGACCAGGTGCGGCTGCAGGTGGTGCTCGACGGCACGTCGGCACTGCTGCTGGTCCGCACGCTCGACAATCCGAAGTGGACAGTGGAAGGGGAGTACGGCTGGTGA
- a CDS encoding error-prone DNA polymerase, with the protein MGWNNPPVRWQDLERELSGRQPESEREASGQQPLQPEPARELSGQAIPPESERDGGDSPAWTRHRHAYRPPEDLRTRRGDDQAGAAVRVPYAELHCHSNFSFLDGASHPEELVEEAVRLGLDALALTDRDGMYGVVRFAEAAADLGLRTVFGTELSLGLNSPQNGLPDPEGESLLLLAYQQEGYGNLCRAITRGQLQGPQSEKGRPVYDLESIAEDTAGKCVVLTGGRRGAVRRALVDGGIDAARTRLDQLVALFGREHVVAELVSHGEPMDDHHNDAIRDLAESFGLPLVATGGVHYATPRHGRRLAAGLAAIRARRSIEEMEGWLPAADNAFLRSGKEMQEIFTRYPGAVQRAALLGTECAFDLSLVAPDLPPFDVPDGHTEASFLRQEVMKGAAHWYEGNEKAYAQLEHELRIIEELGFPGYFLIVWEIVDFCRRNNIYCQGRGSAANSAVCFALGITKVDSVKWKLLFERFLAPDRDGYPDIDLDIESGRREEVIQHVYQKYGRLHTAQVANVITYRSRSAVRDAARALGYSPGQQDAWSKQLDRWGPLNSTKDDHDHDIPADVLAMAGDLEGYPRHLGIHSGGMVICDRPVSEVCPIEWARMADRSVLQWEKDDCATAGLVKFDLLGLGMLSALHYMVDLVAEFEGKTIELGKLDLEDKKVYEMLQRADAIGVFQVESRAQLATLPRLAPRKFYDLAVEVALIRPGPIQGGSVHPFIRRYTGKEEWDFDHPLMANALGKTYGVPLFQEQMMQIALDVAGFSAAEADQLRHAMGSKRSQQRMERLRKRFYEGAEANGVERELAVRIFVKLQAFANFGFPESHALSFAYLVFASAYFKLYHPAAFCAALLRAQPMGFYSPQSLVADARRHGVVVLGPDVNASDWHATLEPHGDKENAVRTGLATIRNIGEDVAKALVAERASGGPFADMADVARRVRLKTPQVEALATAGAFGCFEADRRKALWAAGAVAGERPEKLPGSAVGVAAPALPGMDDLELAVADVWATGMSPDSFPTQFVRDQLDALGALSSEALHRVEHGTRVLAGGAVTHRQRPATAGGITFINLEDETGMINVVCSAGLWRRYHRVARDSSALLVRGVVERADGVVNLIADRLQRLQLRIPAKSRDFR; encoded by the coding sequence ATGGGCTGGAACAACCCGCCGGTCCGCTGGCAGGACCTGGAACGCGAGCTGTCCGGACGACAGCCGGAGTCTGAGCGTGAGGCGTCCGGGCAGCAACCGCTCCAGCCGGAGCCCGCACGCGAGCTGTCCGGGCAGGCGATTCCACCGGAGTCCGAGCGGGACGGGGGCGACAGCCCCGCCTGGACTCGGCACCGTCACGCCTACCGCCCCCCGGAGGATCTGCGCACCCGCCGCGGGGACGACCAGGCGGGCGCAGCCGTGCGCGTGCCGTACGCCGAGTTGCACTGCCATTCGAACTTCAGCTTCCTCGACGGCGCGAGCCACCCGGAGGAACTGGTGGAGGAAGCCGTCCGCCTGGGGTTGGATGCGTTGGCCCTCACCGATCGCGACGGTATGTACGGCGTCGTGCGCTTCGCCGAGGCCGCCGCGGATCTCGGCCTCCGCACGGTGTTCGGCACCGAGCTCAGCCTCGGCCTCAACAGCCCCCAGAACGGCCTGCCCGACCCCGAGGGCGAGAGCCTCCTCCTGCTCGCCTACCAGCAAGAGGGCTACGGCAACCTCTGCCGCGCGATCACCCGCGGCCAGCTCCAAGGACCACAGTCGGAGAAAGGCCGCCCCGTCTACGACCTGGAATCCATCGCCGAGGACACCGCGGGCAAGTGCGTCGTCCTCACCGGCGGCCGCCGAGGGGCGGTGCGCCGCGCGCTGGTCGACGGAGGCATCGACGCCGCGCGCACCCGGCTCGACCAGCTGGTCGCCCTCTTCGGCCGTGAGCACGTGGTCGCCGAGCTGGTGTCCCACGGCGAGCCGATGGACGACCACCACAACGACGCCATCCGCGACCTCGCCGAGTCGTTCGGGCTCCCGCTGGTCGCCACCGGCGGCGTCCACTACGCGACCCCGCGCCACGGCCGCCGCCTGGCCGCCGGGCTCGCCGCGATCCGCGCCCGCCGCAGCATCGAGGAGATGGAAGGCTGGCTACCCGCTGCGGACAACGCCTTCCTGCGCTCCGGCAAGGAAATGCAGGAGATCTTCACGCGCTACCCCGGCGCGGTGCAGCGCGCGGCCCTGCTGGGCACGGAATGCGCGTTCGACCTCAGCCTGGTGGCGCCGGACCTCCCGCCGTTCGACGTGCCCGACGGCCACACCGAGGCCAGCTTCCTGCGCCAGGAGGTGATGAAGGGCGCCGCCCACTGGTACGAGGGCAACGAGAAAGCGTACGCCCAGCTCGAACACGAGTTGCGCATCATCGAGGAACTCGGCTTCCCCGGTTACTTCCTGATCGTCTGGGAGATCGTCGACTTCTGCCGCCGCAACAACATCTACTGCCAGGGCCGGGGGTCGGCGGCGAACTCCGCGGTCTGCTTCGCGCTCGGCATCACCAAGGTCGACTCGGTGAAGTGGAAGCTGCTGTTCGAGCGCTTCCTCGCCCCGGACCGCGACGGTTACCCCGACATCGACCTGGACATCGAATCCGGCCGCCGCGAGGAGGTGATCCAGCACGTCTACCAGAAGTACGGCAGGCTGCACACCGCCCAGGTGGCCAACGTGATCACCTACCGCTCGCGCTCAGCCGTGCGTGACGCCGCCCGCGCGCTCGGGTATTCGCCGGGACAGCAGGACGCGTGGAGCAAGCAGCTCGACCGCTGGGGCCCGCTCAATTCCACAAAGGACGATCACGACCACGACATCCCGGCCGACGTGCTGGCGATGGCAGGCGATCTGGAGGGCTACCCCCGGCACCTGGGCATCCACTCCGGCGGCATGGTGATCTGCGACCGCCCGGTGAGCGAGGTCTGCCCGATCGAATGGGCGCGCATGGCCGATCGCAGCGTGCTGCAGTGGGAAAAGGACGACTGCGCCACGGCCGGACTGGTCAAGTTCGACCTGCTCGGCCTCGGCATGCTCTCCGCACTGCACTACATGGTCGACCTGGTCGCCGAATTCGAAGGCAAGACCATCGAACTGGGAAAGCTGGACCTGGAGGACAAGAAGGTCTACGAAATGCTCCAGCGCGCCGACGCGATCGGGGTGTTCCAGGTGGAGAGCCGCGCCCAGCTGGCGACGTTGCCGCGCCTGGCCCCGCGCAAGTTCTACGACCTCGCCGTCGAGGTCGCGCTGATCCGCCCCGGCCCCATCCAGGGCGGCTCGGTGCACCCGTTCATCCGCCGCTACACCGGCAAGGAGGAGTGGGACTTCGACCACCCGCTGATGGCGAACGCGCTGGGCAAAACCTATGGCGTGCCGCTGTTCCAGGAGCAGATGATGCAGATCGCGCTGGACGTGGCCGGGTTCAGCGCCGCCGAAGCCGACCAACTACGGCACGCGATGGGGTCGAAGCGTTCCCAGCAGCGGATGGAGCGGCTGCGGAAGCGGTTCTACGAAGGAGCCGAGGCCAACGGCGTCGAGCGCGAACTGGCCGTGCGCATTTTCGTCAAGCTGCAGGCGTTCGCGAACTTCGGCTTCCCCGAGAGCCACGCGCTGAGCTTCGCGTACCTGGTGTTCGCCAGCGCCTACTTCAAGCTGTACCACCCGGCCGCCTTCTGCGCGGCGTTGTTGCGCGCGCAGCCGATGGGCTTCTACTCCCCGCAGTCGCTGGTCGCCGACGCGCGGCGGCACGGGGTGGTGGTGCTCGGCCCCGACGTGAACGCCAGCGACTGGCACGCCACGCTGGAACCCCACGGTGACAAGGAAAACGCCGTACGCACCGGCCTCGCGACCATCCGGAACATCGGCGAGGACGTGGCGAAGGCGCTGGTCGCCGAGCGCGCGAGCGGCGGCCCGTTCGCGGACATGGCCGACGTCGCGCGCCGGGTCAGGCTGAAGACCCCGCAGGTGGAGGCGCTGGCCACGGCCGGTGCGTTCGGCTGCTTCGAGGCGGACCGGCGCAAAGCTCTCTGGGCCGCGGGCGCCGTGGCCGGCGAACGCCCGGAGAAACTGCCGGGCAGCGCGGTCGGCGTGGCCGCTCCCGCGCTGCCCGGTATGGACGACCTGGAGCTGGCGGTGGCCGACGTGTGGGCCACCGGGATGTCCCCGGACAGCTTCCCGACGCAGTTCGTCCGCGACCAGCTGGACGCGCTCGGGGCGCTCTCCTCCGAGGCGCTGCACCGGGTCGAGCACGGCACGCGGGTCCTCGCCGGTGGCGCGGTCACCCACCGGCAGCGCCCGGCCACCGCCGGCGGCATCACCTTCATCAACCTCGAGGACGAGACCGGCATGATCAACGTGGTCTGCTCGGCCGGGTTGTGGCGCCGGTACCACCGGGTCGCCCGCGACAGTTCCGCCTTGCTGGTGCGCGGGGTGGTCGAACGCGCGGACGGGGTGGTCAACCTGATCGCCGACCGCCTGCAGCGGTTGCAGTTGCGCATTCCCGCCAAATCCCGGGATTTCCGATAA
- a CDS encoding HNH endonuclease, with amino-acid sequence MDVLVLNAGYEPLQRVSVPHAVRMLVRNVAVVHEAGTGPAFGVFPRPRIVRLLKYVVMKWRYAAPPRWSRRGVLRRDNHLCAYCGRHAATVDHVLPLSRGGERTSWLNTVAACGGCNARKANNLPREVGMHLRFPPRVPTWDEFSELVPR; translated from the coding sequence GTGGACGTTCTAGTGCTGAACGCGGGATACGAGCCGCTGCAACGGGTTTCCGTGCCGCACGCGGTGCGCATGCTGGTGCGCAACGTGGCCGTGGTCCACGAGGCGGGCACCGGCCCCGCGTTCGGGGTCTTCCCGCGCCCGCGCATCGTGCGGCTGCTGAAGTACGTCGTGATGAAGTGGCGTTACGCCGCGCCGCCGCGCTGGTCGCGCCGCGGTGTGCTCCGGCGGGACAACCACCTCTGCGCCTACTGCGGCAGGCACGCCGCCACCGTGGACCACGTCCTGCCGCTGTCCCGCGGCGGGGAGCGGACCTCGTGGCTGAACACGGTCGCCGCCTGCGGTGGCTGCAACGCGCGCAAGGCGAACAACCTGCCCCGCGAGGTGGGCATGCACCTGCGTTTTCCTCCGCGCGTCCCCACCTGGGACGAATTCTCCGAGCTCGTACCTAGGTGA
- a CDS encoding TetR/AcrR family transcriptional regulator encodes MSELTPKRRRRADAERSAHAILAAASQVLGARPDASVEEIAEAAGVSRQTVYAHFPSREALAAAVVERVTAEAVAAMDAAKLDEGPAADAILRLFDASWRTFERYPRLPAIAGADEQDHGTVLDRLDRVIRRGQEAGEFSRDQSPAWLAAAVVALGHAAGAEVGAGRMTAENATAAVRHSLLRVLGAVT; translated from the coding sequence GGCGCCGGGCCGACGCCGAACGCAGCGCCCACGCGATCCTCGCCGCGGCGAGCCAGGTGCTCGGCGCGCGTCCGGACGCCAGCGTCGAGGAAATCGCCGAAGCCGCCGGGGTGAGCAGGCAGACCGTGTACGCGCACTTCCCGTCACGGGAAGCGCTGGCGGCGGCGGTCGTCGAGCGGGTGACCGCGGAGGCGGTCGCCGCGATGGACGCGGCGAAGCTGGACGAAGGCCCCGCGGCCGACGCGATCCTGCGCCTGTTCGACGCGAGCTGGCGGACCTTCGAGCGGTACCCGCGGCTCCCCGCCATCGCGGGTGCGGACGAGCAGGACCACGGCACCGTGCTCGACCGGCTGGACCGGGTGATCCGCCGTGGCCAGGAAGCCGGTGAGTTCAGCCGGGACCAGTCACCGGCCTGGCTGGCGGCCGCGGTGGTGGCCCTCGGTCACGCGGCCGGCGCCGAAGTCGGCGCCGGCCGGATGACCGCCGAGAACGCGACCGCGGCGGTGCGCCACAGCCTCCTCCGCGTTCTCGGTGCGGTCACCTAG